The Lasioglossum baleicum chromosome 15, iyLasBale1, whole genome shotgun sequence genome has a segment encoding these proteins:
- the Vps51 gene encoding vacuolar protein sorting 51 isoform X1, whose product MAENSSNPYDINGQHFNTDMYFHKLLKECTLKQIMDHESEIIRNAQTLHSDMQTLVYENYNKFISATDTIRKMKTDFKEMEESMDMLAKNMDSITSFSEQISSTLQGARQQIAKLSSVHALLKKLQFLFNLPGNLKDEMNEENYAQAVQDYIHAQRVLNQYGNLPSFQGIQKDCEFILEELKARLRKQFYKSNSSTKALAENVDLLLQLKEPADSLCTEFLTNAGEKLTQQLHNLKDMYENDITEFVGMASYGFLSDLCFIVGSYNDLFVDRLPAEDNELSDDFETKAITHLNNFIMENMMKYFELIGKRVENVSDTAVLVGALDKFHRRLQAVNMLCKETDFVRIGTDIVVNAGRRQCRNHLDNLKQHLSEGLGKVRQTVATKVSQDEDGNLAELQALLVMPTIEKVKGVLQDLLVFLQPDLSFSSKTQFLHNFCVDEVREGLIVGFLHHLMATASGFCAGSDVPKCPPTLLLLLSKMCIEYKENNVKYLLSTTDELFNIDQYTCSGNVITPESELCEKFQEAAQNLLNHYVRIQGLAVSRLIRKSVETRDWLHTIEPRTVRPVMKRIVEDVTVIDSQVAVLYDDTEGQVDRSSDSSRKTHSVSVSRRHYRTSLSSYTPSHIDSSLASNIHKLFSERIEIFSSVQFNKTSILTGIIKISLKTFLECVRLRTFSKYGLQQIQVDTHYLQQYLWRFVFDEDVMHRLLGEILGSAMHRCLDPILMDPNVVEVICERG is encoded by the exons ATGGCAGAGAATTCGAGCAATCCATATGACATTAATGGACAACACTTTAATACCGATATGTACTTCCACAAATTGCTAAAA GAATGCACGTTGAAACAAATCATGGATCATGAGTCAGAAATTATAAGGAATGCTCAAACATTGCACTCGGATATGCAGACGCTTGTGTATgagaattataataaatttatatctgCCACGGATACTATCAGAAAG ATGAAGACAGACTTCAAAGAAATGGAAGAGAGCATGGACATGCTAGCAAAAAATATGGATAGTATTACATCCTTTTCGGAACAGATTTCGTCGACTCTTCAGGGTGCCAGACAGCAGATTGCCAAACTGTCTTCCGTGCATGCCCTCTTGAAAAAGTTACAATTCCTCTTCAACTTGCCTGGCAATTTGAAAGACGAAATGAACGAAGAAAACTATGCACAG GCAGTACAGGATTACATTCATGCGCAGCGTGTGTTAAATCAGTATGGCAACTTGCCCTCTTTCCAAGGAATACAAAAAGactgtgaatttattttagaagaGCTCAAGGCAAGACTGAGAAAACAGTTCTACAAGAGCAACTCGTCGACCAAAGCTTTAGCTGAGAACGTGGATCTCCTCTTACAGCTGAAAGAACCAGCCGATTCCTTGTGCACCGAATTTCTAACGAACGCGGGCGAGAAACTGACGCAGCAATTACACAATCTGAAAGACATgtatgagaacgatatcacAGAATTTGTAGGTATGGCTAGTTACGGGTTCCTCAGTGATCTATGCTTCATCGTTGGATCCTACAACGATCTCTTCGTGGATAGACTGCCGGCCGAAGACAACGAGCTCTCGGACGACTTTGAAACGAAAGCTATCACGCATCTGAACAATTTTATTATGGAGAACATGATGAAATACTTCGAACTGATTGGTAAAAGGGTAGAGAACGTGTCTGACACGGCAGTTCTGGTCGGAGCCTTGGATAAATTCCACAGGAGACTGCAAGCAGTGAACATGCTGTGCAAAGAGACAGACTTTGTAAG AATAGGCACAGACATCGTGGTCAATGCAGGCAGAAGACAATGCCGCAATCATTTAGACAATTTGAAGCAGCACTTGAGTGAGGGGCTTGGCAAAGTTAGGCAAACAGTGGCGACTAAGGTCTCCCAGGACGAAGACGGTAACCTGGCGGAGCTCCAAGCCTTACTCGTCATGCCCACCATAGAAAAAGTCAAGGGAGTTCTGCAGGACTTGTTG gTGTTCCTGCAACCAGATCTGTCCTTCAGCTCGAAAACACAGTTCCTCCACAACTTCTGCGTGGACGAGGTCAGAGAAGGGTTGATAGTGGGATTTCTACATCATCTGATGGCGACAGCGAGTGGATTCTGTGCTGGATCCGACGTCCCTAAGTGCCCACCCACCCTCCTACTCCTGTTGAGTAAAATGTGCATCGAGTACAAAGAGAATAACGTGAAATACCTG CTCTCTACAACCGACGAGCTGTTCAACATCGACCAATACACCTGTTCGGGGAATGTAATTACACCAGAGTCAGAATTATGCGAGAAGTTCCAGGAAGCTGCTCAGAACTTGTTAAATCATTACGTTCGCATTCAAGGATTAGCGGTGTCGCGACTGATAAGGAAATCGGTAGAGACCAGAGATTGGTTGCACACTATTGAACCGAGGACTGTGAGGCCTGTGATGAAGAGGATAGTGGAGGACGTGACAGTGATCGATTCTCAGGTCGCTGTTCTGTACGATGACACTGAGGGCCAGGTCGACAGAAGCAGCGACAGCAGCAGAAAAACTCATAG CGTGAGCGTGTCGAGGCGTCATTACAGGACCAGTTTATCATCCTACACTCCCAGCCACATAGACTCCTCGTTGGCCAGCAACATTCACAAATTGTTCTCCGAACGGATCGAGATCTTCTCGTCGGTCCAGTTCAACAAGACCTCGATCCTCACCGGTATCATCAAGATCAGTTTAAAG ACATTCCTAGAATGCGTCAGATTACGGACGTTCAGCAAATACGGACTTCAACAGATCCAGGTTGACACGCACTACCTACAGCAGTACCTGTGGAGATTCGTCTTCGACGAGGA TGTGATGCACCGGTTGCTGGGCGAGATACTTGGTAGCGCGATGCACAGATGTTTGGACCCGATCTTAATGGATCCAAACGTGGTCGAAGTTATTTGCGAAAGAGGATGA
- the Vps51 gene encoding vacuolar protein sorting 51 isoform X2, giving the protein MKTDFKEMEESMDMLAKNMDSITSFSEQISSTLQGARQQIAKLSSVHALLKKLQFLFNLPGNLKDEMNEENYAQAVQDYIHAQRVLNQYGNLPSFQGIQKDCEFILEELKARLRKQFYKSNSSTKALAENVDLLLQLKEPADSLCTEFLTNAGEKLTQQLHNLKDMYENDITEFVGMASYGFLSDLCFIVGSYNDLFVDRLPAEDNELSDDFETKAITHLNNFIMENMMKYFELIGKRVENVSDTAVLVGALDKFHRRLQAVNMLCKETDFVRIGTDIVVNAGRRQCRNHLDNLKQHLSEGLGKVRQTVATKVSQDEDGNLAELQALLVMPTIEKVKGVLQDLLVFLQPDLSFSSKTQFLHNFCVDEVREGLIVGFLHHLMATASGFCAGSDVPKCPPTLLLLLSKMCIEYKENNVKYLLSTTDELFNIDQYTCSGNVITPESELCEKFQEAAQNLLNHYVRIQGLAVSRLIRKSVETRDWLHTIEPRTVRPVMKRIVEDVTVIDSQVAVLYDDTEGQVDRSSDSSRKTHSVSVSRRHYRTSLSSYTPSHIDSSLASNIHKLFSERIEIFSSVQFNKTSILTGIIKISLKTFLECVRLRTFSKYGLQQIQVDTHYLQQYLWRFVFDEDVMHRLLGEILGSAMHRCLDPILMDPNVVEVICERG; this is encoded by the exons ATGAAGACAGACTTCAAAGAAATGGAAGAGAGCATGGACATGCTAGCAAAAAATATGGATAGTATTACATCCTTTTCGGAACAGATTTCGTCGACTCTTCAGGGTGCCAGACAGCAGATTGCCAAACTGTCTTCCGTGCATGCCCTCTTGAAAAAGTTACAATTCCTCTTCAACTTGCCTGGCAATTTGAAAGACGAAATGAACGAAGAAAACTATGCACAG GCAGTACAGGATTACATTCATGCGCAGCGTGTGTTAAATCAGTATGGCAACTTGCCCTCTTTCCAAGGAATACAAAAAGactgtgaatttattttagaagaGCTCAAGGCAAGACTGAGAAAACAGTTCTACAAGAGCAACTCGTCGACCAAAGCTTTAGCTGAGAACGTGGATCTCCTCTTACAGCTGAAAGAACCAGCCGATTCCTTGTGCACCGAATTTCTAACGAACGCGGGCGAGAAACTGACGCAGCAATTACACAATCTGAAAGACATgtatgagaacgatatcacAGAATTTGTAGGTATGGCTAGTTACGGGTTCCTCAGTGATCTATGCTTCATCGTTGGATCCTACAACGATCTCTTCGTGGATAGACTGCCGGCCGAAGACAACGAGCTCTCGGACGACTTTGAAACGAAAGCTATCACGCATCTGAACAATTTTATTATGGAGAACATGATGAAATACTTCGAACTGATTGGTAAAAGGGTAGAGAACGTGTCTGACACGGCAGTTCTGGTCGGAGCCTTGGATAAATTCCACAGGAGACTGCAAGCAGTGAACATGCTGTGCAAAGAGACAGACTTTGTAAG AATAGGCACAGACATCGTGGTCAATGCAGGCAGAAGACAATGCCGCAATCATTTAGACAATTTGAAGCAGCACTTGAGTGAGGGGCTTGGCAAAGTTAGGCAAACAGTGGCGACTAAGGTCTCCCAGGACGAAGACGGTAACCTGGCGGAGCTCCAAGCCTTACTCGTCATGCCCACCATAGAAAAAGTCAAGGGAGTTCTGCAGGACTTGTTG gTGTTCCTGCAACCAGATCTGTCCTTCAGCTCGAAAACACAGTTCCTCCACAACTTCTGCGTGGACGAGGTCAGAGAAGGGTTGATAGTGGGATTTCTACATCATCTGATGGCGACAGCGAGTGGATTCTGTGCTGGATCCGACGTCCCTAAGTGCCCACCCACCCTCCTACTCCTGTTGAGTAAAATGTGCATCGAGTACAAAGAGAATAACGTGAAATACCTG CTCTCTACAACCGACGAGCTGTTCAACATCGACCAATACACCTGTTCGGGGAATGTAATTACACCAGAGTCAGAATTATGCGAGAAGTTCCAGGAAGCTGCTCAGAACTTGTTAAATCATTACGTTCGCATTCAAGGATTAGCGGTGTCGCGACTGATAAGGAAATCGGTAGAGACCAGAGATTGGTTGCACACTATTGAACCGAGGACTGTGAGGCCTGTGATGAAGAGGATAGTGGAGGACGTGACAGTGATCGATTCTCAGGTCGCTGTTCTGTACGATGACACTGAGGGCCAGGTCGACAGAAGCAGCGACAGCAGCAGAAAAACTCATAG CGTGAGCGTGTCGAGGCGTCATTACAGGACCAGTTTATCATCCTACACTCCCAGCCACATAGACTCCTCGTTGGCCAGCAACATTCACAAATTGTTCTCCGAACGGATCGAGATCTTCTCGTCGGTCCAGTTCAACAAGACCTCGATCCTCACCGGTATCATCAAGATCAGTTTAAAG ACATTCCTAGAATGCGTCAGATTACGGACGTTCAGCAAATACGGACTTCAACAGATCCAGGTTGACACGCACTACCTACAGCAGTACCTGTGGAGATTCGTCTTCGACGAGGA TGTGATGCACCGGTTGCTGGGCGAGATACTTGGTAGCGCGATGCACAGATGTTTGGACCCGATCTTAATGGATCCAAACGTGGTCGAAGTTATTTGCGAAAGAGGATGA